The archaeon genome includes the window ACCTCTCTCGCGCTCCTTCCGAAGAGGTAGGTGCTGGGCTCAATCCCCTCGCCGCCGCGGTCTACCACTGCCCAGAAGTCCGTCGCAGGGGCCTTGAGCCTCCGCTCGAGCGCAGCGGTGGCTGGGTCCCCTTCACCCCTCACGGACCGGCTCGAGACCTCGATGCTCTGCACGCGGGTTGTCGAGAGCGCACTCTTCATCTCGTTGTCGTAGAGCAGGTTGATGCAGGCTCTGAACTCCGGCCGCCTTCTCCTGGCAGTGAGCAAGAACTTCGACAAGTGGCTCGACGCACCTGCGGCGGGCGGAAGCACGCTCATGGCCCGGCCCTTGACGCGGACGATCCGCCCGGGGACAGCCACCACATCGTCTGGCGAGTCCGAGTCGAAGGCCAGGGAGGCCAGGTTCGCAGAGACCTGCGGGACTACCAGCGGGAAGGTGGCCGATGATTCGAGAATGCGGACGGCAGCCGAGACCTCAGCTACGCCGAGGGACCTCTTCTTCTCTACAGCCCCGTAAAGCTCGATGCAGACCTCGCAGTCGGCGAGGCCCGGATGGTCTGCCCTGTGCGGTCCGCACACGGACCCTGCCCCTAACAGTCCGGTCCAGATCGAGGTGAGGGCCTCGACGCCCTGTACCGGGCCGGCCAGGACCCCTTCCGAGATCCGTCCCACGTTCTCGTCAGCCTCCTTTCGGGACACCGAGAAACGCTCGAGGGTCGCGTAAGGCTTCTCTCCTTTTGATGAGAGGTAGTTGCTCACGGATGCCTGGGTGACACCGAGCAGGCTGGATATCCTGCTCTGCGACAGTCCCATGGACCGCAGGCGTCTCGCCACGAGAATCCTCATTGCGGGAAGATAAGACTCGACCATTAGTTCGTCCGGGGGCTGCAATCCTATAATCGACTTATTCACCAGTTTATAAGGGTGGTCGGACAGGCGAGCAGAGTGGGTTCAGGCCAGGATCCCCCCGGCGGAAAGAGGCACCCCGGCCCCGCAGTAGCCCTCTCTGTGGTAACAGTCTTCTCGTCTCTCATCGCGCTGGCGACCTTCCTTTCGATCAAACTGCCCGAGCCGCTCGGAGAGATTACCTGGGCCCCGCCGATCTATCTAGCCCTGGCCGTCCTCGCAGGGGCCAGGCCCGGATTCGCCGCGACAGCGATAGGGTCATTCGTCGGCGAGTCGCTGAACATCACCTACCTAGGGTGGCCCGCCATCTATGCGCCGGGCATCGTGTGGGCAAGAGCCCCGGAGGCGCTCATCGTAGCCTGGGCGAGCAAGAGGGGCACCAAGACCCTTGTAGCTGCGATGGTCGGAGCGACGGTCTTTGAGACGCTGGCCTTCTTCCTCCCCGATTGGGCCTTCTACACCTACGGCCTCTTCGGGTACGGATCGCCGACGGACGTGACTTCAGGTTTCTACGCTGCGAGCATAGACTTTCTGACCCTCCTCGACTTGGCATTCATTCCGGTCGCCCTGATCCTCGTCAAGGCAGCCGGGCCAGCCTTCAAGAGGCTCGGGTTCGACTAGGTCTCCGTCGTTGCGCCCAATGGGCAAGGCCGGGGTCTCGTTCATGAGAGACGCGATCTTCCCCAACCTGGGCTCGAGAAGCCCCCGCGTACTTGTGGGGCCGGGGAGAGGGCTCGACAACGCCGTCGTGGCCCTGAGGGGAAGGGACGTGATGATAGCGACCGTGGACCCCATTTCGATGGTCCCTTCGCTCGGGCCCGAACTCTCGGCGTGGCTCAGCGTCCACCTGATTGCCTCTGACTACTTCGCCTCTGGGACGAGCCCGACCTTCGCCACTTTCAGCTACAACTTTCCGCGCGCGATGGCGGGATCGGAGAGGGGCGGCTATCTGCGCGCGGTCGGCCGAGAGTGCGGCAAGCTCGGAGTTTCGATAATAGGCGGGCACACGGGCAGTTATCCAGGGGCTGCGTTCACCGTCGTGGGCGCAGGCTCGATGCTGGGCTTCGCCAGGCGAGGGGGGTTCGTCACACCTGCGATGGCAAGGGCAGGGGATGCGGTCCTGATGACAAAGCATGCGGCAATCGAGGGTGCCGCCACGCTCGCGCTCTCCTTCCCGGAGAGGGCCAGAGAACGAGTGGGCAAAGGCCTGGCCGTAAAGGCGGAGAGGATGATACGACTCTGTTCGACGGTCAGGGACTCCGTCGTGGCCGCTAGGGAGGGGCTCGGGGAGGGGGCTGTCACTTCGATGCACGACGCGACCGAGGGCGGGGTGATCGGGGGCCTGGAGGAGATGGCGGCTGCATCAAAGAAGGCGTTCGTGGTAGAAGAAGAGGCCATACCAGTATCGCCGGCCGCGAAGGCGGTGTGCGCCGAGTTCGGCCTCGACCCGTTGAGGACCCTCGGGGAAGGGGCGCTGCTCATCACTTGCTCGCCGGATAGCGTTGGTGGCCTCAAGGCAAGGATGGCCAGGGCCCGAATCGCGGTGGCGGAGTTGGGGGCCGTGAGGGCCGGGCGGGGGCTACTTCTCAGGCGGAAGGGAGGAGGCGAGAGCCTGGAGGGCCCGGTGGACGACCGCTATTGGGAGGCCTACGCTAGAGCCTCAAAGGGCCGCAACTAACGAGATTCTTTCAAATAACAACGCCTGAGGGGACCCACAGTAAGTTTGTCGTCGATTGAGCGCGCGGCCAGGATCCTGAAGACCGTCAAGGACGAAGAGTGGAGGACCCTTGCGGCCCTCGAGAGGATCGCCACGAGCTATGGCTCCGCCGACCGCGGGCGCCTGTCACGCTCGGCGAGGCTCCCCCAGGAGAGAGTCAGCTTCGCGGTGCAGGAGCTGGTGAAGAAGGGGCTCGCCCAACGGCGCGGGGAGGGGTTCGCACTGAGACAGGAGGGGGTCGAGGTGATGGCCCTGAGGGACTATGTGAAGAAGGACCTGATCTTCGCACTGGGGCCGGCAATCGCCAAGGGAAAGGAGTCTGACGTCTACGAAGCAGTGACCGAGGAGGGGACGAGATATGCGCTCAAGTTCTACAAGATAGGTCGGACCAGCTTCAAGCAGGTCAGGAGGAGGCGACAGCAGGAAGGCGGGGAGATCAAGAACTGGGTGACCGCCAACTATGAGGCGGCCAGGAAGGAGTACGAGGCCCTCAAAGACCTGGGCGGGCTGTCGCCTTCGTTCCCTGAGGTCATTTCCTACAGCAGGAGCACAGTCCTCTCGGAGCAGCTCACGGGGGTGAGGCTGTCGCAGCGCCCGGACCTGGTAGATGCCCGGTCCTCGGAGGCCTCTGTATTCGAGGCGATGAGGAAGGCCTACTTGGTCGCGGAGCTGATCAACGCGGACCTCAGCGAGTACAACATACTCACGGACGGGGAGAGGGTTTGGCTCATCGACTGGCCCCAGGCGGTCAGGGCGAACCATCCCAACGCCTCCGAGTATCTCAAGCACGACGTCGAAGCAGTAGCCACGTTCTTCAGGAGGGCGTTCGACGTGGAGATGGAACCCGCGAAGGCGCTGGCATACGTCCGGGGCGAAGCTTCTGCCCTAGAATAGCGGGATCTTCTTCTGAAGGATCATCTTCGTGACCTTCCGGATGTCCCTCAGGGACTCGTCCAGGATCGACAGGATGTCCGAGCGGACGGCCCCCATCCTTGTCCCCTTCTCCAGGACGACGGCGGCGCTCGCGATCAGGGGCTGGTCGATCGGCTTCCCGATCCTGCTGAGGACCCTTACGTAGGCCTCCCTGATTCCCCCGACCTCGTCGACGATCTCTCTTGCCGAGAGGATTGCGAGTGCGTTTAGGATCTTTCCGGTGTGGTTCACTGGGTTCTTCCCTGCCGTTGCCTCCATGGAGTACTGGCGCATCGGGGAGATGAGCCCATTGACCCTGTTGCCGCGCCCGGTGTTCCCGTCGTCGCCCTGCTCCGCCGAGGTCCCTGTGACCGTGAGATAGTAGTCGCCCCGCTTCAGGTCGTCGGCCGCGTTGAGCTTGTACCTTACGTCGAGGTCCACGCCTTCGGCCAGCTTGTCGATCTCCTTCCCCACGTCGCCGAGGACGCTGACGTAGTGGCTCGCGTTGGGGATCAGGGGAGAGACCATCGCGGCGGCTACGGTGAGCTCGAGCCTCTTCCCCTTCCTCATCCCCATGACCTTGACGTCCTCGCCGACCTCCGGGTACTTCTTCTTGAACGCCGCAGAGTTGAGCCTGTTCTCTATTCCAAGGACGAGGCCCTCGGTGGGGGTAAGGGGTGCGAATCCCACGCCGATGGAGGTGTCGTTGGAGACGGGCATCACCCCCTTCCTCATGAAGACGGAGACGAGGTCGGGCGAGCCCTGCTTGATCTTGGTGTCGATGACTACGTGCCTGTCGGGGTCGAGGAACCGCATGGTCTCCTTGACGAAGGAGCGGATCGACTCTCTTGCTATCTCCTCCACTGGGATGAGGACGTTCTTACCTTTGAATGGGACTGTCTCGGTCGCCCTTCCCGCGACCATCAGGTAGATCGGGGTGCTCACCCTTCCGCCCCCGAACTTGGCAAGGGACTTTCCGCCGACCAGGATACCCTTGTCGACGTTGTGGTGGAGTATCGAGCCGAATTCGCCGAGGTAGTGAGAACTCAGACCCAGCGAGACGGCTTCGCAGGCGCCGTCGATTAAGCTGTCCGGGTGTCCCTTCCCCTTTCTCTCTACTATCTCTACTTCGAAGTCTCTGACGCTGTGGCCCTTGATTTCCTCAGCGTGGAGGGACCTTTGCGCCAAAGGTAGGCCTCCCTAGAGTCTGTCCTCTATCCTGATGTAGAGGACGTTGTTGCCCCTTATGACGACCTTCCCATAAGTTGCGATTTTCGCCCCGTTCTCCGTCTCCTCTGCGTCGACGAGGATGACGTTCATGTACGGGTCGACG containing:
- a CDS encoding AIR synthase, encoding MRPMGKAGVSFMRDAIFPNLGSRSPRVLVGPGRGLDNAVVALRGRDVMIATVDPISMVPSLGPELSAWLSVHLIASDYFASGTSPTFATFSYNFPRAMAGSERGGYLRAVGRECGKLGVSIIGGHTGSYPGAAFTVVGAGSMLGFARRGGFVTPAMARAGDAVLMTKHAAIEGAATLALSFPERARERVGKGLAVKAERMIRLCSTVRDSVVAAREGLGEGAVTSMHDATEGGVIGGLEEMAAASKKAFVVEEEAIPVSPAAKAVCAEFGLDPLRTLGEGALLITCSPDSVGGLKARMARARIAVAELGAVRAGRGLLLRRKGGGESLEGPVDDRYWEAYARASKGRN
- a CDS encoding methionine adenosyltransferase; the encoded protein is MAQRSLHAEEIKGHSVRDFEVEIVERKGKGHPDSLIDGACEAVSLGLSSHYLGEFGSILHHNVDKGILVGGKSLAKFGGGRVSTPIYLMVAGRATETVPFKGKNVLIPVEEIARESIRSFVKETMRFLDPDRHVVIDTKIKQGSPDLVSVFMRKGVMPVSNDTSIGVGFAPLTPTEGLVLGIENRLNSAAFKKKYPEVGEDVKVMGMRKGKRLELTVAAAMVSPLIPNASHYVSVLGDVGKEIDKLAEGVDLDVRYKLNAADDLKRGDYYLTVTGTSAEQGDDGNTGRGNRVNGLISPMRQYSMEATAGKNPVNHTGKILNALAILSAREIVDEVGGIREAYVRVLSRIGKPIDQPLIASAAVVLEKGTRMGAVRSDILSILDESLRDIRKVTKMILQKKIPLF
- a CDS encoding ribonucleoprotein, which gives rise to MNPQPQAQPQAKRPLSVLQKATSKQVAVRLKSEIEYRGKMSNVDPYMNVILVDAEETENGAKIATYGKVVIRGNNVLYIRIEDRL